Proteins encoded together in one Micromonospora auratinigra window:
- a CDS encoding serine hydrolase domain-containing protein: MSLAVSTDPTRIGFDPARLARIDEHFGRYVDDGRLAGWQIVVTRRGEVAHSSTYGMRDREAGVPVEADTLWRIYSMTKPITSVAAMMLWEEGRFELTDPISRWLPEFADVRVFDKGSVLKPYTVPAVEPIRIWHLLTHTAGLTYGFAQVSVVDGLYRKAGFDLGVPPGADLATASAGLAKLPLLFQPGTSWNYGVSTDVLGRLVEVVSGQRLDAFFAERILRPLGMTDTRWWVDEPDAKRLAALYTPHPGTGQAVRADGIGRAASTEPGWHSGGGGLVSTAADYHRFTQFLLRGGELDGVRLLGPRTVRFMTRNHLPGNRDLASFAPDGFSETILDGIGFGLGFAVVLDPVPSRVPSSVGEYYWGGLASTAFWVDPVEEVTALLFTQLMPSSTYPLRPQLRQLVYSALVD; the protein is encoded by the coding sequence GTGAGCCTCGCAGTGAGCACCGACCCGACCCGTATCGGCTTCGACCCCGCCCGGCTGGCGCGCATCGACGAGCACTTCGGCAGGTACGTCGACGACGGCCGGCTCGCCGGCTGGCAGATCGTGGTGACCCGGCGGGGCGAGGTCGCGCACTCCTCGACGTACGGCATGCGGGACCGGGAGGCCGGCGTGCCGGTCGAGGCGGACACCCTCTGGCGCATCTACTCGATGACCAAGCCGATCACCTCGGTCGCCGCGATGATGCTCTGGGAGGAGGGCCGGTTCGAGCTGACCGACCCGATCAGCCGCTGGCTGCCGGAGTTCGCCGACGTCCGGGTCTTCGACAAGGGTTCGGTGCTCAAGCCGTACACGGTGCCGGCGGTCGAGCCGATCCGGATCTGGCACCTGCTCACCCACACCGCCGGCCTGACGTACGGCTTCGCCCAGGTCTCGGTGGTCGACGGCCTCTACCGCAAGGCCGGCTTCGACCTGGGCGTGCCGCCGGGCGCGGACCTGGCCACGGCCTCGGCCGGGCTGGCGAAGCTGCCGCTGCTCTTCCAGCCCGGCACGAGCTGGAACTACGGCGTCTCCACCGACGTGCTGGGCCGGCTCGTCGAGGTGGTCTCCGGGCAGCGCCTGGACGCCTTCTTCGCCGAGCGGATCCTGCGACCGCTCGGCATGACCGACACCCGCTGGTGGGTCGACGAGCCGGACGCCAAGCGGCTGGCCGCCCTCTACACCCCGCACCCGGGCACCGGCCAGGCGGTCCGCGCCGACGGCATCGGCCGGGCCGCCTCGACCGAGCCGGGCTGGCACTCGGGCGGCGGCGGGCTGGTCTCCACCGCCGCCGACTACCACCGGTTCACCCAGTTCCTGCTGCGCGGCGGCGAGCTGGACGGGGTACGCCTGCTCGGCCCCCGCACGGTGCGCTTCATGACCCGTAACCACCTGCCCGGCAACCGCGACCTGGCCTCGTTCGCCCCGGACGGGTTCTCCGAGACGATCCTCGACGGGATCGGCTTCGGCCTCGGCTTCGCCGTGGTGCTGGACCCGGTGCCGTCGCGGGTGCCGAGCAGCGTGGGCGAGTACTACTGGGGTGGCCTGGCCAGCACCGCGTTCTGGGTGGACCCGGTCGAGGAGGTCACCGCGCTGCTCTTCACCCAGCTCATGCCGTCGAGCACGTACCCGTTGCGCCCGCAGTTGCGCCAGCTCGTCTACTCCGCCCTGGTCGACTGA
- a CDS encoding pentapeptide repeat-containing protein codes for MPETVEGVTYRDQDWYAEELVDRHFVRCEFFRVDLTEALSQGASFTECVFGNVTLNASRHTDSAFTRCSFRRCNLFEAEFTGCKLVGSSFDQCDLRPLRIDGGDWSFVGLPGADLRGVRITGARMREVDLTGADLTGATVTGVDLSGAHLHAVKLARADLRGSDLTALDPTAVERAGAIIDAGQAIVLARSLGFELR; via the coding sequence ATGCCGGAGACCGTCGAGGGCGTCACCTACCGCGACCAGGACTGGTACGCCGAGGAGTTGGTCGACCGGCACTTCGTGCGGTGCGAGTTCTTCCGCGTCGACCTCACCGAGGCGCTGAGCCAGGGGGCGAGCTTCACCGAGTGCGTCTTCGGCAACGTGACGCTCAACGCCTCCCGGCACACCGATTCGGCCTTCACCCGCTGCTCCTTCAGGCGCTGCAACCTCTTCGAGGCCGAGTTCACCGGGTGCAAGCTGGTCGGCAGCAGCTTCGACCAGTGCGACCTGCGCCCGTTGCGGATCGACGGCGGCGACTGGTCGTTCGTCGGCCTGCCCGGCGCCGACCTGCGCGGGGTGCGGATCACCGGCGCGCGGATGCGCGAGGTCGACCTGACCGGCGCCGACCTGACCGGGGCGACCGTCACCGGCGTCGACCTCTCCGGCGCCCACCTGCACGCCGTCAAGCTGGCCCGGGCCGACCTGCGGGGCAGCGACCTCACCGCGCTCGACCCGACCGCCGTCGAGCGGGCCGGGGCGATCATCGACGCCGGGCAGGCGATCGTGCTGGCCCGGTCGCTCGGCTTCGAGCTCCGCTGA
- a CDS encoding pyridoxamine 5'-phosphate oxidase family protein → MTWWSDLVASEPDFAARVRARFEVRKHGTMATLRRDGSPRISGTEFDFSADGQLRLGSMAGALKALDLRRDPRVALHCPTEDAPEHEPTTWDGDAKIAGRAHEEPPGEDGSHRFRIELTEVVLTRVGEPADHLVIESWHPDRGLRRRERR, encoded by the coding sequence ATGACATGGTGGTCCGACCTGGTGGCGTCCGAACCCGACTTCGCCGCGCGGGTGCGCGCCCGGTTCGAGGTGCGCAAGCACGGCACGATGGCGACCCTGCGGCGGGACGGCTCGCCCCGGATCAGCGGCACCGAGTTCGACTTCTCCGCCGACGGCCAGCTCCGGCTGGGCAGCATGGCCGGCGCACTCAAGGCCCTCGACCTGCGGCGCGACCCCCGGGTGGCGCTGCACTGCCCGACCGAGGACGCACCCGAGCATGAGCCGACGACCTGGGACGGGGACGCGAAGATCGCCGGCCGGGCGCACGAGGAACCGCCGGGCGAGGACGGGTCGCACCGGTTCCGGATCGAGCTGACCGAGGTGGTGCTGACCCGGGTCGGTGAGCCGGCCGACCACCTGGTGATCGAGAGCTGGCACCCGGATCGGGGGCTGCGCCGGCGCGAACGGCGCTGA
- a CDS encoding DUF1330 domain-containing protein, translating into MPAFAIAHLRTPQINEDVLEYIEKIQATLDPYQGRFRVHGADPHVLEGEWPGTIVIVEFPDVESAHAWYASPAYQEILPLRTRHIEGSTLIVQGVGPDYDPRRTAARLRAATD; encoded by the coding sequence ATGCCCGCATTCGCCATCGCCCACCTGCGTACGCCCCAGATCAATGAGGACGTGCTGGAGTACATCGAGAAGATCCAGGCGACCCTCGACCCGTACCAGGGGCGGTTCCGGGTGCACGGCGCCGATCCGCATGTCCTGGAGGGGGAGTGGCCGGGCACCATCGTGATCGTCGAGTTCCCCGACGTGGAGTCGGCACACGCCTGGTACGCCTCCCCGGCGTACCAGGAGATCCTGCCCCTGCGCACCCGGCACATCGAGGGCTCCACGCTGATCGTCCAGGGCGTGGGCCCCGACTACGACCCGCGGCGCACCGCCGCCCGGCTGCGCGCGGCCACCGACTGA
- the dacB gene encoding D-alanyl-D-alanine carboxypeptidase/D-alanyl-D-alanine endopeptidase — protein sequence MQRRLFIGAVGVVALVATAATAGAPTATADAPTPAQVRLTATIDAILADSRLDGAQAGVVVVDASTGRTLYDRNGNRRLVPASNTKLLTSTAAMELLGPGHRFTTDVSGAGRRRAGLLSGNLYLRGGGDPTMLAADYDRLAAQVAAEGVRVVTGNLVADDTRYDRTRLGPDWTWDDESAYYAAQVSALTVAPDTDYDAGTVIVHAAPGGTAGARPEITMTPANGWLRIDNRAETVATGETSISFEREHGGNTIVVTGQIAVGDAPESDWVTVWEPTGYAADIFRTALQRHGVRVLGRTVLGQPTPDDATTVARHDSMPLAELMVPFLKLSNNGHAEVLTKELGRVLSGSGTWAAGLSAISEYVGDSGVDTGTLRQRDGSGLSRRNLIPPAQFVSLLTEVRAEPWFDTWYAALPVAGNADRFVGGTLRSRMRGTAAADNVHAKTGSLTGVSSLSGYATDADGHVLAFSVVLNNYLTSSVKGLEDQIAIALASYTEKGTSSARLAVPTAPESPRVPDGLECSWVKPAVC from the coding sequence ATGCAACGTCGTCTCTTTATCGGGGCAGTCGGGGTCGTGGCGCTGGTCGCCACCGCGGCCACCGCCGGCGCCCCCACCGCCACGGCCGACGCGCCCACCCCCGCGCAGGTCCGGCTGACCGCGACCATCGACGCGATCCTCGCCGACTCCCGCCTGGACGGCGCGCAGGCCGGGGTGGTCGTCGTCGACGCCAGCACCGGCCGGACCCTGTACGACCGCAACGGCAACCGCCGCCTGGTGCCGGCCTCCAACACCAAGCTGCTCACCTCCACCGCCGCGATGGAACTGCTCGGGCCGGGCCACCGCTTCACCACCGACGTCTCCGGCGCCGGCCGGCGCCGCGCCGGGCTGCTCTCCGGCAACCTCTACCTGCGCGGCGGCGGCGACCCGACGATGCTGGCCGCCGACTACGACCGGCTGGCCGCCCAGGTGGCCGCCGAGGGCGTCCGGGTGGTGACCGGGAACCTGGTGGCCGACGACACCCGCTACGACCGGACCCGGCTGGGCCCGGACTGGACCTGGGACGACGAGTCCGCCTACTACGCGGCGCAGGTCTCCGCGCTGACCGTCGCCCCGGACACCGACTACGACGCGGGCACGGTGATCGTGCACGCGGCCCCGGGCGGGACGGCCGGGGCACGCCCCGAGATCACCATGACGCCGGCCAACGGCTGGCTCCGGATCGACAACCGGGCCGAGACCGTCGCCACCGGCGAGACGAGCATCTCCTTCGAGCGGGAGCACGGCGGCAACACCATCGTGGTGACCGGGCAGATCGCCGTCGGCGACGCCCCCGAGAGCGACTGGGTCACGGTCTGGGAGCCGACCGGGTACGCCGCCGACATCTTCCGTACGGCCCTGCAACGGCACGGCGTACGGGTGCTCGGCCGCACCGTGCTCGGGCAGCCCACCCCCGACGACGCCACCACCGTGGCCCGGCACGACTCGATGCCGCTGGCCGAGCTGATGGTCCCGTTCCTCAAGCTCTCCAACAACGGGCACGCCGAGGTGCTCACCAAGGAACTCGGGCGGGTGCTCTCCGGCTCCGGCACCTGGGCCGCCGGCCTCTCGGCGATCAGCGAGTACGTCGGCGACTCCGGCGTCGACACCGGCACGCTGCGCCAGCGGGACGGCTCCGGGCTGTCCCGGCGCAACCTGATCCCACCGGCCCAGTTCGTCTCGCTGCTCACCGAGGTACGCGCCGAGCCCTGGTTCGACACCTGGTACGCGGCGCTGCCGGTGGCCGGCAACGCCGACCGCTTCGTCGGCGGGACGCTGCGCAGCCGGATGCGGGGCACCGCCGCGGCGGACAACGTGCACGCCAAGACCGGCAGCCTGACCGGCGTCTCCAGCCTCTCCGGCTACGCCACCGACGCCGACGGCCACGTGCTGGCGTTCTCCGTCGTGCTCAACAACTACCTGACCTCGTCGGTCAAGGGGCTGGAGGACCAGATCGCGATCGCGCTGGCGTCGTACACCGAGAAGGGGACGAGCAGCGCGCGGCTGGCGGTGCCGACGGCGCCGGAGTCACCGCGGGTGCCCGACGGGCTGGAGTGCTCCTGGGTGAAGCCGGCCGTCTGCTGA
- a CDS encoding MIP/aquaporin family protein: protein MDDIRRYAAEFLGALLLVFFGVGSSVAARVEGGVVVVALAFGFVMLALVYTIGPLSGSHVNPAVTLGVLLSGKISVVGAVAYWIAQFAGATVAAFLLWILTRWGDVVDQTGVLGTNGYGKHINLLGTAVLEIVLTFLFVLVVLVVTSWAEHSRFAGLAIGLALAAAHLVGITLDGTSVNPARSFGPALFEGGSALRQLWAFIVFPLVGGALAALVAPLLVPRDPDQRSRTEPPRGGRA, encoded by the coding sequence ATGGACGACATCCGTCGCTACGCCGCCGAGTTCCTCGGCGCCCTGCTGCTGGTCTTCTTCGGGGTGGGCAGCTCCGTCGCCGCCCGGGTGGAGGGCGGTGTCGTGGTGGTCGCCCTCGCGTTCGGGTTCGTCATGCTGGCGCTGGTCTACACCATCGGCCCCCTCTCCGGCAGTCACGTGAACCCGGCGGTGACCCTCGGCGTGCTGCTCTCCGGCAAGATCTCCGTGGTGGGCGCGGTGGCGTACTGGATCGCCCAGTTCGCCGGAGCCACGGTCGCCGCCTTCCTGCTCTGGATCCTCACCCGCTGGGGTGACGTGGTGGACCAGACCGGCGTGCTCGGCACCAACGGGTACGGCAAGCACATCAACCTCCTCGGCACGGCGGTGCTGGAGATCGTGCTGACCTTCCTCTTCGTCCTGGTGGTGCTGGTGGTGACCAGCTGGGCCGAACACTCCCGCTTCGCCGGGCTGGCGATCGGGCTCGCCCTCGCCGCCGCCCACCTGGTCGGCATCACGCTCGACGGCACCTCGGTCAACCCGGCCCGGTCCTTCGGCCCGGCGCTCTTCGAGGGTGGGTCGGCGCTGCGCCAGCTCTGGGCGTTCATCGTCTTCCCGCTGGTGGGCGGGGCACTCGCCGCCCTGGTGGCGCCGCTGCTCGTGCCCCGCGATCCGGACCAGCGGTCGCGCACCGAGCCACCCCGAGGGGGCCGGGCCTGA
- a CDS encoding HesB/IscA family protein, with the protein MLTMTDNAVLVIRDLAAQQDVAEAGGLRIAADTEAGSLSIELVEEPIQGDQVVDTQGARIFLDADAAELLNDTSVDAVVDDEGVVQFGFTGRE; encoded by the coding sequence ATGCTGACCATGACCGACAACGCCGTCCTGGTGATCCGCGACCTCGCCGCCCAGCAGGACGTCGCCGAGGCCGGTGGGCTGCGCATCGCCGCCGACACCGAGGCGGGCTCGCTCTCCATCGAGCTGGTCGAGGAGCCGATCCAGGGCGACCAGGTGGTCGACACCCAGGGGGCCCGGATCTTCCTCGACGCCGACGCGGCCGAGCTGCTCAACGACACCTCGGTCGACGCGGTGGTCGACGACGAGGGCGTCGTCCAGTTCGGCTTCACCGGCAGGGAGTGA
- a CDS encoding beta family protein — protein sequence MVPAHGGRAAEPVYRPVLAGRGALEALTHLDDATAPLLAPVIDVHGVDPCTVDLLGRLPAGLLPAVDVSALPDAPEHEPARWGVPLVPVIGLAESDRRLAALGVAARAYARRAVVRLRTGRDRAGPDATTGAAERVWRLAGLVPEQCDLLVDAGDVCCPADVRAAEPRIRRLVDWARRHAWRSVTVAAGGMPPTLTRLPTDEPVRLDRFDWRLWQSLADLGVGYGDYGVRPAAPDADGPDDRLPTLRYTTDGAWWIYRWSRRGGRGDERLADLCRTLVAARWWPATGAGFSWGDHEILRRARRAAGAGSPVNQLAWSTSHHLAYVLAALREPEPEWADPEPVVRGRPGRPGRGGEHRRAG from the coding sequence ATGGTGCCCGCCCACGGGGGTCGGGCGGCGGAACCGGTCTACCGGCCGGTCCTGGCGGGCCGGGGCGCGCTCGAGGCGCTGACCCACCTCGACGACGCCACCGCTCCGCTGCTCGCTCCGGTCATCGACGTACACGGGGTCGACCCGTGCACCGTGGACCTGCTGGGCCGGCTGCCGGCCGGGCTGCTCCCCGCCGTCGACGTGTCCGCCCTGCCCGACGCGCCCGAGCACGAGCCGGCCCGGTGGGGCGTACCGCTGGTCCCGGTGATCGGGCTCGCGGAGAGCGACCGGCGGCTGGCGGCGCTCGGCGTCGCGGCCCGGGCGTACGCCCGGCGGGCGGTGGTGCGGCTGCGGACCGGACGGGACCGGGCCGGCCCGGACGCCACGACCGGGGCGGCGGAGCGGGTCTGGCGGCTCGCCGGGCTGGTGCCGGAGCAGTGCGACCTGCTCGTCGACGCCGGGGACGTGTGCTGTCCGGCGGACGTGCGGGCGGCCGAGCCGCGGATCCGCCGGCTGGTCGACTGGGCCCGGCGGCACGCCTGGCGCTCGGTGACGGTGGCGGCGGGTGGGATGCCCCCCACCCTGACCCGGCTCCCCACCGACGAGCCGGTCCGCCTCGACCGCTTCGACTGGCGGCTCTGGCAGAGCCTGGCCGACCTGGGCGTCGGCTACGGCGACTACGGGGTCCGCCCGGCGGCACCGGACGCGGACGGCCCGGACGACCGGCTGCCCACGCTGCGGTACACCACCGACGGGGCGTGGTGGATCTACCGCTGGTCGCGCCGGGGCGGGCGGGGCGACGAACGCCTCGCCGACCTGTGCCGGACGCTGGTGGCGGCACGCTGGTGGCCGGCCACCGGGGCCGGTTTCTCCTGGGGCGACCACGAGATCCTGCGCCGGGCCCGGCGGGCGGCCGGGGCCGGTTCGCCGGTGAACCAGCTCGCCTGGAGCACCTCGCACCACCTGGCGTACGTGCTGGCCGCGCTGCGCGAGCCGGAGCCGGAGTGGGCCGATCCGGAGCCGGTCGTGCGGGGACGACCCGGACGACCGGGGCGCGGCGGGGAGCACCGCCGCGCCGGGTGA
- a CDS encoding cellulose binding domain-containing protein codes for MSTSRPRLIAAALAASAAALLVLGQLPANAVSDPPAPVTGNATHFDGLGSPYGGCGLPQSELDSQDFVALNVYDLPGDYSSYPTRPLPPSQADKIGLWNNGLNCGRYVKVAIGDYCTGVNDGAAGQPFCRNGSWVADGYNGATLTMLVADSCGDGNAWCRDDPYHLDLATGSLNRFARNGTPVGDLYPNHWNNRHVSWSFVPAPNYTGDIRIGFLQGAQRYWPAIAVSHLANGIHGVEYLADGAWKSATMNSDMGQSYLIGATASGGTDFQIRVRDVTDTLINGGRVYKFSLPASCGGTCSAAYTPVAYTTSAGTGPTGSPTPTGTVSPSPTGSPSPTPTVSPTPSAPPSPSAGCAATWKVTGTWSGGFQAEVTVRNTGTGAATGWSSSFGFPGTQRLASAWNATATQSGQQVTATNAGWNGSLAPGGSTSWGLVVNGDSQLPINLGCALR; via the coding sequence ATGTCGACCTCCCGTCCCCGCCTGATCGCCGCCGCCCTGGCGGCCTCCGCCGCGGCGCTGCTCGTCCTCGGTCAGCTCCCCGCGAACGCGGTCAGCGACCCACCGGCCCCGGTGACCGGCAACGCCACCCACTTCGACGGCCTCGGCTCCCCGTACGGGGGCTGCGGCCTGCCCCAGTCCGAGCTGGACAGCCAGGACTTCGTCGCGCTCAACGTCTACGACCTGCCCGGCGACTACTCGTCGTACCCGACCCGCCCGCTGCCGCCGTCGCAGGCGGACAAGATCGGGCTGTGGAACAACGGCCTCAACTGCGGCCGGTACGTGAAGGTCGCCATCGGCGACTACTGCACCGGCGTCAACGACGGCGCGGCCGGCCAGCCGTTCTGCCGCAACGGCTCCTGGGTCGCCGACGGCTACAACGGCGCGACCCTCACCATGCTGGTCGCGGACTCCTGCGGCGACGGCAACGCCTGGTGCCGCGACGACCCGTACCACCTGGACCTGGCCACCGGCTCGCTGAATCGCTTCGCCCGCAACGGCACCCCGGTCGGGGACCTGTACCCGAACCACTGGAACAACCGGCACGTCTCCTGGTCGTTCGTGCCCGCGCCCAACTACACCGGCGACATCCGGATCGGCTTCCTGCAGGGCGCGCAGCGGTACTGGCCGGCCATCGCCGTCTCGCACCTGGCCAACGGCATCCACGGGGTGGAGTATCTGGCCGACGGCGCGTGGAAGAGCGCCACGATGAACAGCGACATGGGCCAGTCGTACCTGATCGGGGCGACCGCCTCCGGCGGCACCGACTTCCAGATCCGGGTCCGCGACGTGACCGACACGCTGATCAACGGCGGGCGGGTGTACAAGTTCTCCCTGCCGGCCTCGTGCGGCGGGACCTGCTCGGCGGCGTACACGCCGGTCGCCTACACCACCTCCGCCGGCACCGGACCGACCGGCTCGCCGACCCCGACCGGGACCGTGTCGCCGAGCCCGACCGGCTCGCCGAGCCCCACCCCGACGGTCTCGCCGACCCCGTCCGCCCCGCCCTCGCCGTCGGCCGGCTGCGCGGCGACCTGGAAGGTGACCGGTACGTGGAGCGGCGGCTTCCAGGCCGAGGTGACCGTCCGCAACACCGGCACCGGCGCGGCCACCGGCTGGAGCAGCTCCTTCGGCTTCCCCGGTACACAGCGCCTGGCCAGCGCCTGGAACGCCACCGCCACCCAGTCGGGTCAGCAGGTGACCGCGACCAACGCCGGCTGGAACGGAAGTCTGGCCCCCGGCGGCAGCACCAGCTGGGGACTGGTCGTAAATGGTGACTCTCAGTTGCCGATTAATCTCGGCTGCGCGCTGCGCTGA